The following DNA comes from Alienimonas californiensis.
CGAGGCCGTGAAGCTGAACGGTGCCGACCCGGACTTCCACCGCCGCGACCTGTGGGCCGCCATCGAGCAGGGCGACTACCCGGAGTGGGAACTGGGCCTGCAAACCTTCACCGACGCCGACGCCGACCGCTGGATCGAGGAATACGGCTTCGACGTGCTGGACGCGACGAAGATCGTCCCGGAGGAACTCGTCCCCGTGCAGCGGGTGGGCAAACTGGTGCTCAACGAGCGGGTCGATAACTTTTTCGCGGAGACGGAGCAGGTCGCCTTCTGCACGCAGAATGTCGTGCCGGGCATCGACTTCACGAACGACCCGCTGCTGCAGGGCCGGAACTTCAGCTACCTCGACACCCAGACCAAGCGCCTGGGCGGGCCGAACTTCACCCACATCCCGGTGAACGCCCCGAAGTGTCCCTTCCACAACTTCCAGCAGGACGGGCACATGGCGATGCACAACCCCGTCGGCCGGGTCAATTACGAGCCGAACAGCTGGGGCCCCGACCACAATCCGAAGGAAAATCCGAAGGAGGGTTATCAATCCGTCCCGGTCAAGGAGAGCGGCGCCAAGGTACGCGTCCGCAGCGAAACCTTCGCCGACCACTACAGCCAGGCCCGGCAGTTCTATATCAGCCAGACGCCCGAGGAGCAGACGCACATCGCCGACGCCTTCACCTTTGAACTGAGCAAGGTGGAGACCCCGACGATCCGCAAGCGGATGGTCTCGCACCTGATGAACGTCGATGAGACTCTCGCCAAAACCGTGGCGAAGCAGTTGCGATTGGAAGAGATGCCCGCCCCCGCCGACGCCGCCCGTCCGACGCGGATGGATCTCAAGCCGTCCGACGCGCTGAGCATCCTCAAGAACGGCCCGAACTCCTTTAAGGGCCGCAAGGTCGGGGCCTTGGTGACCGACGGCGTGGACGCCGACCTGCTGGCCGGCCTGATGAAGGCCTGCAAGGCCGAGGGGGCGATGCTGGACCTGATCGCCCCGCACATCGGCGGCGTGACGGACTCCGCCGGCAAACATCACGACGCCGACGAGAAGATCGACGGCGGCCCCTCGGTCCTCTACGACGCCGTCGCCCTGCTGCCCTCGATGGACGGGGCCGTCGAGTTGAAGACGATGCCGCCGGCCCGGGACTTCGTCGCGGACGCCTTCGCCCACAAGAAGTTCATCGCCTATACCAAGGCCGCCGTGCCGCTGCTGGGCAAGGCCGGCGTCGTCCCGGACGACCTCGACGCCGGCTGCATCGAAATGAAAGCGGCCGGCGACGCCGACGCGTTCGTCAAACAGTGCCGCGCCCTGCGGTTCTGGGACCGCAAAGCCTGAAGCTGACGACGAACGTCCCGGGCGCCTGAGGCGCCCGGGACGTTTTTCTGCGCGGGATCGATTGTTCGCCGGTCCTATTTCCCGGCGGCGTCTTTCCAGTCCCGCCAGAGCCACTGGAGCCGCTCCTCGAAGCCGGGGGCGGCGTCCTGGCTGCTGTGGCCGCCCTCGCCCCACCAGGTTTCGTAGTCGTACTCTTTATATTTGAGGGCGCTGGCCATCTGCTGGTTCGCCAGCCACCAGTCGCCGTGATCGTTGGACAGGTCGTTGGAGCCGTCCTGCAGCGCCACGCGGATCGGCTTCGGGTCGGTCTTGCGGATCATCACCGGGAACTCGTGCCCGCCCGGCACGCCGGTCCCCCGCCCGCCGCGGATGCCGGTGAAGGAGCCGATGTGCGAAATCACTTTATTAAATCCGCCCTGCTCCCCGGCGGTGAACCAGGCCGCGGTGAAGGCGCAGATCCCGCCGGAGCTGTTCCCGCAGATCGCCCGCAGTTCCGGGTCCTGCGAGACCTTCAGCCCCTTCAGCGCGACCGGCAGCAGTTCCTCGTTGAGGTAGCGGACGTAGTCGTCGGTGACGGTGTCGTATTCAATGCTGCGGTTGCCGGGCCGCAGGGTCTTGCCGTCGATCTTCACCTCCCAGCCGCGGCCCTCCGGCGCCTTCCCGCCCAGTTCCTTCTGGACCTGGGAGGCGGAGTAGCCGGGGTCGACCATCACCGCGATCG
Coding sequences within:
- a CDS encoding alpha/beta hydrolase, which gives rise to MLAAPLSAVLALALLPAAGPTPAPHQEAGAVPEGKVTDGVFADSAIYPGTLRRYSVYVPAQYDPKTPAALMVFQDGHNFVTKSGPFNVPGTFDRLIAAGEMPPTIAVMVDPGYSASQVQKELGGKAPEGRGWEVKIDGKTLRPGNRSIEYDTVTDDYVRYLNEELLPVALKGLKVSQDPELRAICGNSSGGICAFTAAWFTAGEQGGFNKVISHIGSFTGIRGGRGTGVPGGHEFPVMIRKTDPKPIRVALQDGSNDLSNDHGDWWLANQQMASALKYKEYDYETWWGEGGHSSQDAAPGFEERLQWLWRDWKDAAGK
- a CDS encoding catalase; its protein translation is MTDRTFAEDTVPSAPGGETHQMAGKGHETLTTAQGVAVADDQNSLKVGPRGPVTLEDFALREKIFHFDHERIPERVVHARGYGARGYFENYEPLKDLTAADPFSEKGLKTPVFVRFSTVAGNKGSADVARDVRGFAVKFYTRAGNWDLVGNNIPVFFIQDAVKFPDLIHAAKPEPDRAFPQAQTAHDNFWDFMSLMPEATHMALWIMSDRAIPRSFRFMEGFGVHTFRLVNAAGESTLVKFHWKPKQGLQSVVWNEAVKLNGADPDFHRRDLWAAIEQGDYPEWELGLQTFTDADADRWIEEYGFDVLDATKIVPEELVPVQRVGKLVLNERVDNFFAETEQVAFCTQNVVPGIDFTNDPLLQGRNFSYLDTQTKRLGGPNFTHIPVNAPKCPFHNFQQDGHMAMHNPVGRVNYEPNSWGPDHNPKENPKEGYQSVPVKESGAKVRVRSETFADHYSQARQFYISQTPEEQTHIADAFTFELSKVETPTIRKRMVSHLMNVDETLAKTVAKQLRLEEMPAPADAARPTRMDLKPSDALSILKNGPNSFKGRKVGALVTDGVDADLLAGLMKACKAEGAMLDLIAPHIGGVTDSAGKHHDADEKIDGGPSVLYDAVALLPSMDGAVELKTMPPARDFVADAFAHKKFIAYTKAAVPLLGKAGVVPDDLDAGCIEMKAAGDADAFVKQCRALRFWDRKA